In one Cronobacter dublinensis subsp. dublinensis LMG 23823 genomic region, the following are encoded:
- the tssL gene encoding type VI secretion system protein TssL, short form → MRQEIDIDNLMADTWLTVTLLRYGSPVPDGDALYNHCCAQVEAVRDALQQVGYDDASIAHISYAQCALLDETVMNRKPAVNEEGEIRVSDEGYKAWRSVPLQARYFGSLNAGEVMWDRIAEVLRQPAPLLAVLICYHRVLSLGFQGLYGVKTVSQTQREETLKALSARVPPLQTDLSLIVRGAKKRRFNLLRSVGFWIVLTVITTGIVWWSGHLWLQALLSAQFGGVH, encoded by the coding sequence ATGAGACAAGAAATTGATATCGATAACCTGATGGCCGACACCTGGCTTACCGTCACCCTGTTGCGCTACGGCTCTCCGGTGCCTGACGGCGACGCGCTGTATAACCACTGCTGCGCTCAGGTTGAGGCGGTGCGCGACGCGCTGCAACAGGTGGGTTATGACGACGCCAGTATCGCGCATATCTCTTACGCGCAGTGCGCGTTGCTGGATGAAACGGTAATGAACCGTAAGCCAGCCGTGAATGAAGAGGGAGAGATACGCGTCAGCGACGAAGGCTACAAAGCGTGGCGATCGGTTCCCCTGCAGGCCCGTTATTTTGGCTCATTAAACGCGGGAGAAGTTATGTGGGATCGCATCGCCGAAGTGTTGCGCCAGCCTGCGCCGTTATTGGCCGTGCTTATCTGCTATCACCGCGTACTGTCGCTCGGTTTTCAGGGACTTTATGGGGTGAAAACCGTCAGTCAGACTCAGCGCGAGGAGACACTAAAGGCCCTGAGCGCGCGGGTTCCACCGCTACAGACGGATCTCTCACTGATCGTCCGCGGCGCTAAAAAACGACGTTTTAACCTTTTGCGCTCGGTCGGGTTCTGGATCGTATTAACGGTGATAACGACGGGTATTGTCTGGTGGAGCGGACATCTCTGGCTTCAGGCACTCCTGTCAGCCCAGTTCGGGGGGGTGCATTAA
- a CDS encoding OmpA family protein, with the protein MRQPLVVSSLLPALISLTALLWLLWSFIPLPLAIRGLITVVMVAVACQLVWTTRRRRASSSEATTVAALLSDSHKGPVVLVCGDGLDALFPTQPVRHTAQGAWLRAGNAGELCALVRELQTHRSALTGQLAVMYCCLADKHNDEAVFRAGLKSLRQQIRPLTSLTGFALPVLLDCRFSGPDTPWVIVHSNHPFVCPENAPQASLEEWQQTASNLLALPVLNEAVAFIRQVVMDELTKLDRLFPPVHPFAVAFRTGGVASDREALWPQWLYRRSRLHWPGVAHRGTSAPRFADPLLALLSPCTAPLQGGKTPCRVIILLLCCVLSALGFSIANNQRLIARIGGDLARWNAVPMTHYAPKARLLDVLRQDALLLERWQRQGEPVRYGLGLYTGPRLWLALQQAIDTYIPPPAPRDPAPHTVRLDSLSLFDTGQWALKPGSTKVLVNALVGIRAKPGWLIVVAGHTDDVGDERANQQLSLKRAQAVRDWMRDTGDVPERCFAVQGYGESRPVASNATAEGRALNRRVEIRLVPQADACQATGDTPAPPQREGAG; encoded by the coding sequence ATGCGCCAGCCGCTCGTGGTTTCCAGTCTCCTGCCTGCGCTCATCAGCCTTACCGCGCTACTGTGGCTGCTGTGGTCGTTTATTCCTTTGCCGTTAGCCATCCGGGGGCTGATAACCGTCGTGATGGTGGCCGTCGCCTGCCAGCTAGTGTGGACGACGCGCCGGAGAAGGGCGTCGTCGTCAGAGGCGACCACGGTTGCCGCGTTACTTTCTGACTCGCACAAGGGCCCGGTGGTGCTGGTGTGTGGGGATGGGCTGGACGCGCTTTTTCCCACGCAGCCGGTTCGTCATACGGCTCAGGGCGCCTGGCTACGCGCCGGAAATGCCGGTGAGCTCTGCGCGCTTGTGCGGGAGCTACAGACTCACCGATCGGCTCTGACCGGCCAGCTTGCGGTGATGTATTGCTGTCTGGCGGATAAACATAACGATGAAGCTGTATTTCGTGCCGGGCTTAAAAGCCTGCGCCAGCAAATCCGCCCGTTAACATCGCTCACAGGTTTTGCGCTGCCAGTACTGCTCGATTGCCGCTTCTCGGGGCCAGATACGCCGTGGGTCATTGTGCATAGCAATCACCCTTTTGTTTGCCCTGAAAACGCGCCGCAGGCATCGCTTGAGGAGTGGCAGCAGACGGCCAGTAATCTTCTCGCGCTTCCTGTGCTGAATGAAGCGGTGGCGTTTATTCGCCAGGTGGTCATGGATGAACTGACCAAACTCGATCGCCTGTTTCCGCCTGTGCATCCCTTTGCGGTGGCGTTCCGCACAGGTGGCGTCGCCTCTGACCGGGAGGCGCTGTGGCCGCAGTGGTTATACCGGCGCAGCCGTTTGCATTGGCCGGGCGTTGCGCATCGCGGTACGTCGGCGCCGCGGTTTGCCGACCCGCTGCTCGCGCTTCTCTCGCCCTGTACGGCACCGCTTCAGGGCGGGAAAACGCCCTGTCGGGTCATCATTTTGCTTTTGTGCTGCGTGCTGTCTGCGCTGGGTTTCTCGATTGCCAATAACCAACGGCTCATTGCGCGCATCGGCGGCGATCTGGCGCGCTGGAACGCTGTCCCCATGACGCACTATGCGCCTAAAGCCCGGTTGCTTGACGTTCTCCGGCAAGACGCGCTGCTTCTGGAGCGCTGGCAACGGCAGGGGGAACCGGTGCGTTACGGGCTCGGGCTATACACCGGCCCGCGTCTCTGGCTCGCCTTACAGCAGGCAATCGATACGTATATTCCGCCGCCAGCACCGCGCGATCCCGCGCCTCACACCGTCCGCCTCGACAGTCTTTCGCTCTTTGATACCGGCCAGTGGGCGCTGAAACCCGGCTCCACAAAGGTGCTGGTAAACGCCCTGGTGGGCATCAGGGCGAAGCCCGGCTGGCTGATTGTGGTGGCGGGCCACACCGATGATGTCGGCGACGAGCGCGCCAACCAGCAGCTGTCGCTCAAGCGCGCGCAAGCGGTGCGCGACTGGATGCGCGACACCGGCGACGTGCCGGAGCGCTGTTTTGCGGTGCAGGGCTACGGAGAAAGCCGCCCGGTCGCCAGCAACGCCACCGCAGAGGGACGGGCGCTGAACCGCCGCGTTGAAATTCGTCTGGTGCCGCAGGCGGACGCCTGTCAGGCGACAGGCGATACCCCCGCGCCGCCTCAGAGGGAGGGCGCTGGTTAA
- a CDS encoding type VI secretion system Vgr family protein, with protein MSDVIMDKAAAQTAQLLGQSRYRVDVHGCSDFLDVLSFRAEEALSAPWCYDIALTCENADIACESLLLKPGAFTFQTPRFTGAPATDVRAVYGVVQSFRRVSTSADETRYTLRLVPRIALLHNTRRSEIYLNQSVVEVVESVLRQHELEGADFEFRLSREYPPRELITQWRETDLEFVQRLLAEVGIFWRFDMDSRLEKEVLVFLDSQAHYLPGVTLPLRHPAGMSDSGQESVWGLHTAHQVVSASVTTRDYNYREALTPQDSSASVSSADGMTTGEVYHYAEPFLNAGVTDSPETGAYYARLRHERILNGQSRIAGRSTSPLLAPGQLLETGGSLPDAMKEGVVITRVRSRGSRKSSFLLTFEGIPYRETVCYRPPLIKRPVIPGTLPARVESAQKGDIYAWLDGTGRYRVKLDFDRRDREQGCAYLWLRLAKPYAGDNYGWHAPLLDGTEVSVAFDSGDPDRPYIAHAQHDSAHPDHVTRDNHTRNVLRTAANNKLRMEDRRQEEHIKLATEFGKSQLNLGHLVDARRQARGTGFELRTDEYGAVRAAKGIYLSAHEQLKAQGPVLEMSAALKQITRANHEMQALNNAAKAARALTGDIGTQVKLAQNRLAQLQSAVVLASAPQGVALSSGEHLQLTSTQNTMINAGQHLDLGAVKNLSVAVEKALGLFVHKDGAKLVARQGDVKLQAQNNTMALFARDRFSIISNEDEIVISTPETLTLNGGGSYLKLSKSGIEHGSRGDMLMKVATYQVTGTGASVESVKETFGKTSQAPVQPSRRNRFSR; from the coding sequence ATGAGTGATGTCATTATGGATAAGGCCGCCGCTCAGACGGCGCAGCTTCTGGGGCAGTCCCGTTACCGGGTGGATGTTCATGGATGCAGTGACTTTCTGGATGTGCTGAGTTTCCGTGCCGAAGAGGCCCTGAGCGCGCCCTGGTGTTACGACATCGCGCTGACCTGTGAAAATGCCGATATCGCTTGTGAATCGCTACTGTTAAAACCCGGCGCCTTTACATTCCAGACTCCGCGCTTCACCGGCGCGCCTGCCACAGATGTGCGCGCCGTTTACGGCGTGGTGCAGTCCTTCCGGCGGGTTTCCACCTCGGCCGATGAGACCCGTTATACCCTGCGCCTGGTGCCGCGTATCGCCCTTCTGCACAACACCAGGCGCAGTGAAATTTACCTTAACCAGTCGGTCGTTGAAGTGGTGGAGAGCGTGCTGCGCCAGCATGAACTTGAAGGGGCAGATTTCGAATTCCGCCTGTCGCGGGAATACCCGCCGCGTGAGCTGATTACCCAGTGGCGGGAAACGGACCTTGAGTTCGTACAGAGGCTGCTCGCGGAAGTGGGGATTTTCTGGCGTTTTGATATGGACAGCCGCCTTGAAAAGGAGGTGCTGGTTTTTCTGGATTCTCAGGCGCACTACCTGCCAGGCGTCACGCTCCCGCTGCGTCATCCGGCGGGGATGAGCGACAGCGGCCAGGAGAGCGTCTGGGGTCTTCATACCGCACATCAGGTGGTGAGCGCCAGCGTCACCACGCGAGACTATAACTATCGCGAGGCGCTGACGCCCCAGGACAGCTCAGCGTCTGTCAGCAGCGCGGACGGCATGACCACCGGCGAGGTATATCATTATGCCGAACCTTTTCTGAATGCTGGCGTTACCGACAGCCCGGAGACCGGCGCGTATTATGCCCGCCTGCGCCATGAACGCATTCTCAACGGACAGTCCCGCATCGCCGGGCGCAGCACCAGTCCGCTTCTGGCGCCCGGACAGCTGCTGGAAACCGGGGGCAGCCTGCCCGATGCAATGAAAGAAGGCGTCGTCATTACCCGCGTTCGCAGTCGGGGTTCGCGTAAGAGCAGCTTTCTTCTGACGTTTGAGGGGATCCCGTACCGTGAAACGGTCTGTTATCGCCCGCCGCTGATAAAGCGCCCGGTCATCCCGGGCACGCTACCCGCCCGCGTCGAGAGCGCGCAGAAGGGCGACATCTATGCCTGGCTGGACGGCACCGGGCGTTACCGGGTGAAGCTTGATTTCGATCGCCGCGACCGCGAGCAGGGCTGTGCGTATCTGTGGCTGCGGCTGGCAAAGCCCTATGCGGGAGATAATTATGGCTGGCACGCGCCGCTGCTGGACGGTACGGAAGTGTCCGTAGCTTTCGACAGCGGCGACCCTGACCGTCCGTACATCGCCCACGCGCAGCACGACTCGGCCCACCCGGACCACGTGACGCGCGACAACCACACCCGCAACGTGCTGCGCACGGCCGCGAACAACAAATTACGGATGGAAGACCGGCGGCAGGAGGAGCACATCAAGCTCGCCACCGAGTTCGGCAAGAGCCAGTTAAATCTGGGGCATCTGGTGGACGCGCGGCGTCAGGCGCGCGGCACCGGCTTTGAGCTGCGCACGGACGAATACGGCGCGGTGCGGGCGGCGAAGGGGATATACCTGTCGGCGCACGAGCAGCTGAAGGCGCAGGGGCCGGTGCTGGAGATGTCGGCCGCGCTGAAGCAGATAACCCGGGCCAACCATGAGATGCAGGCGCTGAATAACGCGGCGAAAGCGGCGCGGGCGCTGACCGGCGATATCGGCACGCAGGTGAAGCTGGCGCAGAACCGGCTGGCGCAGCTGCAGTCTGCGGTGGTGCTGGCGAGCGCGCCGCAGGGCGTGGCGCTGAGCTCAGGCGAACATCTTCAGCTGACGAGCACGCAGAACACGATGATAAACGCCGGTCAGCATCTGGACCTGGGCGCAGTGAAAAACCTGTCCGTCGCCGTGGAAAAGGCGCTGGGCCTGTTTGTGCACAAGGACGGCGCAAAGCTGGTGGCCAGGCAGGGTGACGTAAAGCTCCAGGCGCAGAACAACACAATGGCGCTGTTTGCACGCGACCGGTTCAGCATCATCAGCAACGAAGATGAAATCGTTATCAGCACGCCGGAGACGCTGACGCTGAACGGCGGCGGCTCGTACCTGAAGCTGAGCAAAAGCGGTATTGAGCACGGGTCGCGGGGCGACATGCTGATGAAGGTGGCGACGTATCAGGTGACGGGGACGGGGGCTTCAGTGGAGAGTGTCAAGGAGACGTTCGGGAAAACCTCGCAGGCGCCGGTTCAGCCATCGCGGCGCAACCGATTTTCACGATAA
- a CDS encoding glycoside hydrolase family 19 protein yields the protein MRISYPIRDTDGQVFRSVDDVMRLVDGEAHGTWLLGANDLWHGGIHISDISAPFSALNPDALNTGDPVPLAFMTDGTIVAYRLNHAYLTAPYCGQPLRYSSSFVLVKSVCQPDPQNEKSWLTFYCLYMHLAPVADYPSSPCYRVREGHDGISLRKYTPGQYGLPEGAQDEAGACAAPPKTKKRLNAGDRVVVARTGRFVVTKAGKATLTTFGLARLLNGDVPGQAQYWVTLDAELMEPDGELRALMPEWMQKAVQQGASDTVVLTNEKEEWKVSAGAPVGFMGCTESPSERTARVDKEWFVHLEVLSADSRMPAFLTNPEKVDGEITWLRVPKGRALSVREETEAEPVFTVTTARTGAECLLPQEAAASVEDAAKTRWYDVTGGGWLAQTDVEEIRQYELAKQGFQPLEEAGGGDMMNSPYEGWVPQAFGEISRSAEQGADYQYGLVPPFYRDLMTEMDGNRDGKVTADEIRQALTVRDPLVRNVVNRLVVKHHSEWCKGRSSGRWEGFYKELDPLEMAYCEKWQADLEWMSRVPPFDKDEAVWHFHPVVFLEAIRKNKKGITRDMLREIWSDPQCASDAVLDTLAAEFTSNLEKCNINTKERLYHFFAQIYQEVGPAFNLSEGFNYRPEVLIGKFKYYRDHPEEASKDGYIPGRQSANKENIANKAYGDREGNGDINSGDGWRYRGRGMKQLTFKNNYRSFTTYHEKVWGESVNFESNPDFLIEPIYAARSALYFWDHNDLYSRADNGISRSVSDSITRIVNLYDNHYADRYNNLINFLQKGVFNEVF from the coding sequence ATGAGGATCAGTTACCCCATCAGGGACACGGACGGCCAGGTGTTTCGTTCGGTGGATGACGTGATGCGGCTGGTGGACGGCGAGGCGCACGGCACCTGGCTTCTGGGCGCCAATGACCTCTGGCATGGCGGCATTCATATCAGTGATATTTCTGCGCCGTTTTCGGCACTGAACCCCGACGCCCTGAACACCGGCGATCCGGTGCCGCTGGCGTTTATGACGGACGGCACGATTGTGGCGTACCGGTTAAACCACGCATATCTGACCGCGCCGTACTGCGGGCAACCGCTGCGGTACAGCAGCAGCTTTGTGCTGGTGAAATCGGTGTGTCAGCCCGACCCGCAGAATGAAAAAAGCTGGCTGACGTTTTACTGCCTGTATATGCATCTGGCGCCGGTGGCGGACTATCCGTCGTCCCCCTGTTACAGGGTGCGTGAGGGGCATGACGGTATATCGCTACGTAAATATACTCCCGGCCAGTACGGTCTGCCGGAGGGGGCACAGGACGAGGCCGGGGCCTGTGCGGCGCCGCCGAAAACGAAAAAGCGTCTCAACGCCGGCGACCGCGTTGTGGTTGCCCGGACGGGGCGTTTTGTTGTCACGAAGGCGGGCAAAGCCACCCTGACCACCTTTGGCCTGGCGCGGTTACTGAACGGGGATGTGCCGGGACAGGCGCAGTACTGGGTGACGCTGGACGCGGAACTGATGGAGCCGGACGGCGAGCTCAGGGCGCTGATGCCGGAATGGATGCAGAAGGCTGTTCAGCAGGGCGCGTCTGATACCGTGGTGCTGACGAATGAAAAGGAGGAGTGGAAAGTCAGCGCTGGCGCGCCGGTGGGGTTTATGGGATGTACGGAATCGCCCTCAGAGCGCACCGCGCGGGTGGATAAAGAATGGTTTGTGCATCTGGAAGTGCTGAGCGCCGACAGCAGAATGCCCGCCTTTCTGACCAACCCGGAAAAAGTGGACGGGGAGATAACGTGGCTGCGGGTACCAAAGGGCAGGGCGCTCTCTGTTCGCGAGGAGACGGAGGCAGAGCCCGTCTTTACCGTCACCACGGCCCGGACCGGCGCGGAGTGTCTTCTTCCGCAGGAAGCCGCAGCATCAGTCGAAGACGCTGCGAAAACGCGGTGGTACGACGTGACCGGGGGCGGCTGGCTGGCACAAACCGATGTCGAAGAAATCAGGCAGTACGAGCTGGCGAAGCAGGGTTTTCAGCCGCTGGAAGAAGCGGGCGGTGGGGATATGATGAACAGCCCGTATGAAGGCTGGGTCCCGCAGGCATTCGGGGAGATAAGCCGGTCAGCAGAGCAGGGGGCGGATTATCAGTACGGCCTGGTGCCGCCATTTTATCGCGACCTGATGACGGAAATGGACGGAAACCGTGACGGAAAAGTAACGGCGGATGAGATCCGGCAGGCGCTGACGGTGCGTGATCCGCTGGTGAGAAATGTGGTGAACCGTCTGGTGGTGAAACATCACAGCGAGTGGTGCAAAGGGCGTTCATCAGGCCGCTGGGAAGGGTTTTACAAAGAGCTGGATCCGCTTGAGATGGCGTACTGTGAGAAATGGCAGGCGGATCTGGAGTGGATGAGTCGGGTACCGCCCTTCGATAAGGATGAAGCTGTCTGGCATTTTCATCCGGTGGTGTTTTTGGAAGCTATTAGAAAAAATAAAAAAGGAATTACACGAGATATGCTCAGGGAAATTTGGTCTGATCCTCAATGCGCATCGGACGCTGTACTCGATACTCTTGCTGCAGAATTCACAAGTAATCTAGAAAAGTGTAATATTAATACTAAGGAAAGACTTTATCATTTTTTTGCCCAAATCTATCAGGAGGTTGGGCCAGCCTTTAATTTGAGTGAGGGGTTTAATTATAGGCCGGAAGTGCTTATAGGTAAGTTTAAGTATTATCGTGATCATCCTGAAGAAGCCAGTAAGGATGGATATATTCCAGGTAGGCAGTCAGCAAATAAAGAAAACATTGCTAATAAAGCCTATGGGGATAGAGAAGGGAATGGTGACATAAATAGTGGAGATGGATGGAGATATCGCGGAAGAGGAATGAAACAATTAACCTTTAAAAATAATTACAGGTCTTTTACGACATATCACGAAAAAGTTTGGGGAGAGTCTGTTAATTTTGAGAGTAATCCCGATTTTTTGATTGAGCCAATTTATGCAGCCAGATCGGCTTTGTACTTTTGGGATCACAATGATTTATATAGCAGAGCCGATAATGGGATTAGCAGGAGTGTGTCAGATTCTATAACAAGAATAGTTAATCTTTATGATAATCATTACGCTGACAGATATAATAATCTCATTAACTTTTTACAAAAGGGAGTTTTTAATGAAGTTTTTTAA
- a CDS encoding pesticin C-terminus-like muramidase: MKELGNDEMDLKWLTVPFGQLTFDSEGSDIEDSLYFSRRPHVPNNKSTVIGRSGVTFGRGLDLGQQTTTYLEFLSQEMEKHSQPLSASLKILLPRGVETRY; the protein is encoded by the coding sequence ATGAAGGAATTAGGTAATGATGAAATGGATCTTAAATGGCTTACAGTTCCTTTTGGCCAGTTAACATTCGATTCAGAAGGGAGCGATATAGAAGATAGTCTCTACTTTTCCAGACGTCCACATGTTCCTAATAACAAAAGTACTGTTATTGGCAGATCAGGTGTTACATTTGGCCGAGGTTTGGATCTAGGTCAGCAAACAACTACATATTTAGAGTTCCTTTCACAAGAAATGGAAAAACATTCACAACCATTGTCGGCATCGCTTAAAATTTTGCTGCCAAGAGGCGTGGAAACAAGGTATTGA
- a CDS encoding lysozyme inhibitor LprI family protein, producing the protein MKVLLGVVFNSLFLICYAAQAASSDYEQEYYRKINGDYLMAGKELNHIYIIQLQEYKKEGAKFYGQAQSRDVYLKKSQLAWIKMRDASCDYETYESRTGAGFAAIYEKCLLDKTNERIKYLNLNN; encoded by the coding sequence ATGAAGGTCTTATTGGGTGTGGTTTTTAATAGTCTCTTTTTAATATGTTATGCTGCGCAAGCGGCGTCTTCTGATTACGAACAGGAATATTATAGAAAAATCAATGGCGACTATTTAATGGCTGGCAAAGAGCTTAATCATATCTATATAATTCAGCTTCAAGAATATAAGAAAGAAGGTGCGAAATTTTATGGGCAAGCACAATCTCGCGATGTTTATCTGAAAAAATCCCAGCTAGCCTGGATTAAGATGAGAGATGCGAGCTGCGACTACGAAACATATGAATCAAGGACAGGTGCAGGGTTTGCAGCTATATATGAAAAATGCCTTTTGGATAAAACAAATGAGAGAATAAAATATTTAAATTTAAACAATTAG
- a CDS encoding PAAR domain-containing protein gives MLPIIRKGDKTTHGGAVVTCSSTMKFGGIGVARKGDKVSCPVPGHGMTVIIEGNPRYLDNGIPVAFQGHKCACGCSLISSFVPAKVA, from the coding sequence ATGTTACCCATTATTCGTAAAGGCGATAAAACCACCCACGGTGGGGCGGTTGTTACTTGCTCGTCGACAATGAAATTCGGCGGGATTGGCGTTGCCAGAAAAGGGGATAAAGTCTCCTGTCCCGTTCCCGGACACGGGATGACGGTGATTATTGAGGGCAATCCCCGTTACCTTGATAACGGCATTCCGGTCGCGTTTCAGGGGCATAAATGTGCCTGTGGTTGCAGTCTCATCAGTTCATTTGTTCCCGCGAAGGTGGCCTGA